The following are encoded in a window of Novosphingobium sp. ZN18A2 genomic DNA:
- a CDS encoding sodium:proton antiporter: MEYQAIVFALIGVLGIGAQWVAWKTGWPAIALMLLAGVLAGPVLGLIDPEHTFGALLEPAISLAVAVILFEGGLSLRLRELRKTEGAVIRLTLIGVPVGWVLGAAAGHYLAGLAWPVAVLFGGILVVTGPTVVIPLLRQSNIESRPRTILKWEGIVNDPVGALCAVLTYEYLRRSLEGGTLASVAVSLLVASLVAGGIGYAAARLMSWALPRGHIPEYLKSPVLLVMVIGVFVASNLIQQEAGLVAVTVMGVAMANMQIDSLRELRAFKENVTVILVSGVFVLLSASLDLELVRQFEWRFIAFLAGVLFLVRPIAVMASLAFSRVPWRERALIAWIAPRGIVLVAISGLFALRLDQIGYSGGTVLIALSFSVVAATIVVHGFTIGPLARVLKLTGPKKSGLILAGGTSFSFGLAEQLNELEVPVLIADTSWQRLARARQAGIPTYHGEILAEATDEHIDMSHYQALAAVTENEAYNTLICNEFAPEFGRDNVYQLGDAGNGGSLALPADLRGRALFASGLGVEQISRHVRAGWTFRKTPITDVYGLAEMREELPEESELLMVLRSAGTIKFFTHASQPEPEPGDTVISYVPPHRDAHASKAAA, from the coding sequence ATGGAATACCAGGCAATCGTCTTCGCGCTGATCGGCGTGCTGGGGATCGGCGCGCAATGGGTCGCGTGGAAAACCGGCTGGCCGGCCATCGCGCTGATGCTGCTGGCGGGCGTTCTGGCCGGGCCGGTGCTGGGCCTGATAGACCCCGAACACACGTTCGGCGCGCTGCTTGAGCCGGCCATATCGCTGGCGGTTGCGGTGATCCTGTTCGAAGGCGGCCTTTCGCTGCGGCTGCGCGAATTGCGCAAGACCGAAGGCGCGGTGATCCGCCTGACACTGATCGGCGTGCCGGTGGGCTGGGTGCTCGGCGCGGCCGCCGGGCACTATCTTGCCGGGCTCGCCTGGCCGGTTGCGGTGCTGTTTGGCGGCATCCTTGTCGTCACCGGGCCGACCGTGGTGATCCCGCTGCTGCGGCAGAGCAATATCGAAAGCCGCCCTCGCACGATCCTGAAGTGGGAAGGCATCGTCAACGATCCGGTGGGCGCGCTTTGCGCGGTGCTGACTTACGAATACCTGCGCCGCTCGCTGGAAGGGGGCACGCTGGCCAGCGTCGCCGTCTCGCTGCTGGTCGCGTCGCTGGTGGCGGGCGGCATCGGCTATGCCGCAGCCCGGTTGATGAGCTGGGCACTGCCGCGCGGCCATATCCCCGAATACCTGAAATCGCCCGTGCTGCTGGTGATGGTGATCGGCGTTTTCGTCGCGTCGAACCTGATCCAGCAGGAAGCCGGGCTTGTCGCCGTAACGGTGATGGGCGTGGCAATGGCCAACATGCAGATCGATTCGCTGCGGGAACTTCGCGCGTTCAAGGAAAACGTGACGGTTATCCTTGTTTCGGGCGTGTTCGTGCTGCTTTCCGCGTCGCTTGACCTTGAACTGGTGCGCCAGTTCGAATGGCGCTTTATCGCTTTCCTCGCCGGCGTGCTGTTCCTGGTGCGCCCGATCGCGGTGATGGCCAGCCTGGCGTTCAGCCGCGTGCCGTGGCGCGAACGTGCGCTGATCGCGTGGATCGCGCCGCGCGGCATCGTGCTCGTCGCCATTTCCGGCCTGTTCGCATTGCGGCTGGACCAGATCGGCTATTCGGGCGGCACGGTCCTTATCGCGCTGTCGTTCTCGGTCGTCGCGGCAACGATCGTGGTGCACGGCTTCACCATCGGGCCGCTGGCGCGCGTGTTGAAGCTGACGGGGCCGAAAAAGTCCGGGCTGATCCTTGCGGGCGGCACATCGTTTTCCTTCGGCCTTGCCGAACAACTGAACGAACTGGAGGTGCCGGTGCTGATCGCCGACACCAGCTGGCAACGCCTCGCCCGCGCGCGGCAGGCGGGCATCCCCACCTATCATGGAGAGATCCTGGCCGAAGCGACCGACGAACATATCGATATGTCGCACTATCAGGCGCTGGCCGCCGTTACCGAAAACGAAGCCTACAACACGCTGATCTGCAACGAGTTCGCGCCGGAATTCGGGCGCGACAACGTGTATCAGCTGGGCGATGCGGGCAATGGCGGCAGCCTGGCCCTGCCCGCCGACCTGCGCGGGCGCGCGCTGTTCGCCTCTGGCCTTGGCGTGGAGCAGATATCGCGCCACGTGCGCGCGGGGTGGACCTTCCGCAAGACACCGATCACCGATGTCTATGGCCTTGCCGAAATGCGCGAAGAGCTGCCCGAGGAAAGCGAATTGCTGATGGTGCTGCGCAGCGCGGGGACGATCAAGTTCTTCACCCACGCCAGCCAGCCCGAGCCCGAACCGGGCGATACGGTGATCAGCTATGTCCCGCCCCACCGCGACGCGCACGCCAGCAAGGCGGCGGCCTGA
- a CDS encoding YbjN domain-containing protein, which translates to MMRASRHESERDDAAPVEMLAALFEARGWEFEYVSDDEILGEVQGSWATYQMRGVWRAEDRVLQLLCLPDIRVANDKKTTFFELLALINEQVWLGHFDIWSNGSVLLYRHGMMLGDDGLLSLTQAQTAVEVALDECDRFYPAFQFVLWGDKSPSDALASAMVDAAGEA; encoded by the coding sequence ATGATGCGCGCCAGCCGACACGAAAGCGAACGCGACGACGCGGCCCCGGTAGAGATGCTGGCCGCGCTGTTCGAAGCGCGCGGTTGGGAGTTCGAATACGTTTCGGACGACGAGATCCTGGGCGAAGTCCAGGGAAGCTGGGCGACATACCAGATGCGCGGCGTGTGGCGCGCGGAAGACCGCGTGCTGCAACTGCTGTGCCTTCCCGACATCCGCGTCGCCAATGACAAGAAAACCACGTTTTTCGAATTGCTTGCCCTGATCAACGAACAGGTCTGGCTGGGCCATTTCGATATCTGGTCCAACGGGTCGGTGCTGCTCTATCGTCACGGCATGATGCTGGGGGACGACGGGCTGCTGTCGCTCACCCAGGCGCAGACGGCGGTGGAAGTGGCGCTGGACGAATGCGACAGGTTCTATCCCGCCTTCCAGTTCGTGCTGTGGGGGGACAAGTCGCCGTCCGATGCGCTGGCAAGCGCGATGGTGGACGCGGCGGGCGAGGCCTGA
- a CDS encoding pyrroline-5-carboxylate reductase gives MNETIMMFGAGNMGGAILDGWLAGGVDPACVTVVDPVRETVPEGVTLLREPPIGEPAPDVVLLGFKPQQLAASAEAVRPFVGEDTLLLSILAGPDLARLRELFPAAGGIVRVMPNLAAALGKSPVALVGDAGPAACALADRLMAPLGTAEWLSGEGEMDLVTALAGSGPAFVYRFIDALAEGAASLGLPREQADRLALAMVEGASALAARSPHSPGELARRVASPGGVTQVGIDVLDADRRLARLLEDTLRDARDRSAEMTREARERG, from the coding sequence ATGAACGAGACGATCATGATGTTCGGCGCCGGCAACATGGGCGGCGCGATCCTTGACGGGTGGCTGGCGGGCGGCGTCGATCCGGCCTGCGTGACCGTTGTCGACCCGGTACGTGAAACCGTGCCCGAAGGCGTAACGCTTTTGCGCGAACCGCCGATTGGCGAGCCTGCGCCCGATGTGGTGTTGCTGGGCTTCAAGCCGCAGCAGCTTGCCGCGTCCGCCGAAGCGGTGCGCCCGTTCGTGGGCGAGGACACGCTGCTGCTGTCGATCCTTGCCGGCCCGGACCTTGCCCGCCTGCGCGAACTGTTTCCCGCCGCCGGCGGCATCGTGCGCGTGATGCCCAATCTTGCCGCCGCGCTTGGCAAGTCCCCCGTTGCGCTGGTGGGCGATGCAGGCCCGGCGGCCTGTGCGCTTGCCGACCGGCTGATGGCCCCGCTGGGAACGGCGGAATGGCTTTCCGGCGAAGGCGAGATGGACCTTGTTACCGCGCTGGCGGGGTCCGGCCCGGCGTTCGTCTATCGCTTTATCGATGCGCTGGCCGAAGGCGCGGCGTCGCTGGGTCTGCCGCGCGAACAGGCGGACCGGCTGGCGCTGGCGATGGTGGAGGGGGCATCGGCGCTTGCCGCCCGTTCACCCCATTCTCCGGGAGAACTTGCCCGCCGCGTGGCCAGCCCCGGCGGGGTGACGCAAGTGGGCATCGACGTGCTGGATGCGGACCGGCGCCTTGCCCGCCTGCTGGAAGACACCCTGCGCGACGCGCGCGACCGCAGCGCCGAAATGACCCGCGAGGCGCGCGAACGCGGCTGA
- a CDS encoding NAD-dependent epimerase/dehydratase family protein has product MPSELLAVTGATGFVGQALLDIAARRGYDVRALTRRPQEPRGGVEWVEGDLGDSRALAKLARGASAVVHIAGVVNAPDPAGFEAGNVTGTLNVVEAARKAGVPRFVHVSSLSAREPQLSAYGASKLRGEKLVSASGLDWTVVRPPAVYGPRDTEMFELFKLAKRGIVPLPPQGHLSVIHVNDLARLLLALVPSGEDVTRQTFEPDDGRDGGWTHTDLARAIGRAVGKRVAALPLKPGVLRLGARIDAMVRGKGAKLTQDRVGYMCHPDWRAGEGARPPAAVWAPEVETTIGLHATAAWYREEGWL; this is encoded by the coding sequence ATGCCATCCGAATTGCTGGCCGTTACCGGGGCGACGGGCTTCGTCGGGCAGGCGCTGCTCGATATCGCTGCGCGGCGCGGGTATGACGTGCGCGCGCTCACCCGCCGCCCGCAAGAGCCGCGCGGCGGCGTGGAATGGGTGGAGGGCGACCTTGGCGATTCGCGCGCGCTGGCAAAGCTGGCGCGCGGCGCCAGCGCGGTGGTTCACATCGCGGGCGTGGTCAACGCGCCCGACCCGGCGGGGTTCGAAGCGGGCAACGTCACCGGCACGCTCAACGTCGTGGAGGCCGCGCGAAAGGCCGGCGTGCCGCGCTTCGTCCACGTTTCATCGCTCTCCGCGCGCGAGCCGCAGCTTTCGGCCTATGGCGCATCGAAGCTGCGCGGGGAAAAGCTGGTCAGCGCAAGCGGGCTGGACTGGACCGTGGTGCGCCCGCCCGCGGTCTATGGCCCGCGCGATACCGAGATGTTCGAACTGTTCAAGCTGGCGAAGCGCGGGATCGTGCCGCTGCCGCCGCAAGGGCACCTGTCCGTCATCCACGTGAACGACCTGGCCCGCCTGCTGCTGGCGCTGGTCCCTTCAGGAGAGGACGTGACGCGGCAGACCTTCGAACCGGACGACGGGCGCGACGGCGGCTGGACGCATACCGATCTGGCCCGCGCGATCGGCCGCGCGGTGGGCAAGCGTGTTGCCGCGCTGCCGCTGAAACCCGGCGTGCTGCGCCTTGGCGCGCGGATCGATGCGATGGTGCGCGGCAAGGGCGCCAAGCTGACGCAGGACCGCGTGGGCTATATGTGCCATCCCGACTGGCGCGCGGGCGAAGGCGCCCGCCCGCCAGCCGCGGTGTGGGCGCCCGAAGTGGAAACGACCATCGGCCTGCACGCCACCGCCGCCTGGTATCGCGAGGAAGGCTGGCTCTGA
- the obgE gene encoding GTPase ObgE produces MHFLDQAKIYVRSGAGGPGAVSFRREKYIEYGGPDGGDGGKGGDIVFEAVAGLNTLIDFRYTQHFKAQRGIGGAGKNRTGAGGRDMVVKVPVGTQILDDDRETVLADLTEAGQQVTLLRGGDGGRGNASYKSSTNRAPRQSGPGWPGEEMWVWLRLKLLADVGLVGLPNAGKSTFINQITNTKAKVGAYAFTTTRPQLGVVRHRNREFVLADIPGLIEGAADGAGIGDRFLGHIERCRVLVHLIDITGTDPVEALDIVETELEAYGAGLDEKPRLVALNKIDLVDAELVEAFSQELTDAGVDAVFPISGATGKGLDALLDAALQYLPAATVTERPDGEVEEAQDEKPWSPL; encoded by the coding sequence ATGCATTTCCTAGACCAGGCCAAGATCTATGTGCGCTCGGGCGCGGGCGGCCCCGGCGCGGTCAGCTTCCGGCGCGAGAAATACATTGAATACGGCGGGCCGGACGGCGGAGACGGCGGCAAGGGCGGCGATATCGTTTTCGAAGCGGTCGCCGGGCTCAATACCCTGATCGATTTCCGCTATACCCAGCACTTCAAGGCGCAGCGCGGCATCGGCGGCGCGGGCAAGAACCGCACCGGCGCCGGCGGCCGGGACATGGTCGTAAAGGTGCCCGTGGGTACCCAGATCCTGGACGACGACCGCGAGACCGTGCTGGCCGACCTGACGGAAGCGGGCCAGCAGGTCACATTGCTGCGTGGCGGTGACGGCGGGCGCGGCAACGCCAGCTACAAGTCCAGCACAAACCGCGCGCCGCGCCAGTCCGGCCCCGGCTGGCCGGGCGAGGAGATGTGGGTGTGGCTGCGGCTGAAGCTGCTTGCCGATGTCGGCCTTGTGGGCCTGCCCAACGCGGGCAAGTCCACCTTCATCAACCAGATCACCAATACCAAGGCAAAGGTCGGCGCCTATGCCTTCACCACCACGCGCCCGCAGCTTGGCGTGGTGCGCCACCGCAACCGCGAATTCGTGCTGGCCGATATCCCCGGCCTGATCGAAGGCGCGGCGGACGGGGCGGGGATCGGCGACCGGTTCCTGGGGCATATCGAACGTTGCCGCGTGCTGGTCCACCTGATCGACATTACCGGCACCGACCCGGTAGAGGCGCTGGACATCGTCGAGACGGAGCTTGAAGCCTATGGCGCCGGGCTGGACGAAAAGCCCCGTCTGGTCGCGCTGAACAAGATCGATCTTGTCGATGCCGAACTGGTAGAGGCGTTTTCGCAGGAACTGACAGATGCGGGCGTCGATGCGGTGTTCCCGATTTCGGGCGCCACGGGAAAAGGGCTCGACGCGCTGCTGGACGCCGCGCTCCAGTACCTGCCGGCCGCTACCGTGACCGAACGGCCGGACGGTGAAGTGGAAGAAGCGCAAGACGAAAAGCCGTGGTCGCCGCTCTGA
- the proB gene encoding glutamate 5-kinase, which produces MKISALNDLTDPVACPLLVLKVGSALLVGTDGEPRGQWLSALVAEIAAARARGQQVIVVSSGAIALGARRLGMEKGGRGRLADAQAAASVGQIALAGLWAELFAGHGLIAAQILLTLDDLEDRRRYLNATATLGRLLAAGAVPVINENDSVATNEIRFGDNDRLAARVAQAAGANGVLLLSDIDGLYDRDPREAGAARVPLVRGITAEILAMATPGSSSGLGSGGMTSKLQAAEIAGLAGIALGIVDGRPEAPIGRALGEGSGTLFLPRGRKQARKAWLGGRMRMKGAVHIDAGAAKALAGGSSLLSAGVVEVTGQFRRGDVISVIGPKGETLARGLAEYDSGDCAKLVGHSTHRHAAILGYTPRSAIIHRDQMVLL; this is translated from the coding sequence ATGAAGATTTCCGCCCTCAATGACCTGACCGATCCGGTCGCCTGTCCGCTACTTGTGCTCAAGGTCGGTTCGGCCCTGCTGGTGGGGACCGACGGGGAACCGCGCGGGCAATGGCTTTCCGCCCTTGTTGCGGAGATTGCCGCCGCGCGCGCCCGCGGCCAGCAGGTTATCGTCGTGTCGTCTGGCGCGATTGCGCTTGGCGCGCGGCGGCTGGGCATGGAAAAGGGCGGGCGCGGGCGGCTGGCCGATGCGCAGGCGGCGGCATCGGTCGGGCAGATCGCGCTGGCCGGGCTCTGGGCCGAACTGTTCGCGGGGCACGGGCTGATCGCCGCGCAGATCCTGTTGACGCTGGACGATCTGGAGGATCGGCGCCGCTATCTGAACGCGACGGCAACGCTGGGCCGGCTGCTTGCGGCAGGCGCGGTGCCGGTGATCAACGAGAACGATTCGGTCGCCACCAACGAAATCCGCTTTGGCGATAATGACCGGCTTGCCGCGCGCGTCGCGCAGGCGGCGGGGGCGAACGGGGTTCTGCTGCTGTCCGATATCGATGGCCTGTATGACCGCGACCCGCGCGAGGCGGGGGCGGCACGCGTGCCGCTGGTGCGCGGGATCACGGCCGAAATCCTGGCGATGGCGACGCCCGGTTCCTCGTCCGGCCTGGGATCGGGCGGCATGACCTCCAAGTTGCAGGCGGCAGAGATCGCGGGGCTTGCGGGCATCGCGCTGGGCATCGTCGATGGCCGTCCCGAAGCGCCGATCGGCCGCGCGCTGGGTGAAGGCAGCGGCACATTGTTCCTGCCGCGCGGACGCAAGCAGGCGCGCAAGGCGTGGCTTGGCGGCCGGATGCGCATGAAGGGCGCGGTGCATATCGATGCGGGCGCGGCAAAGGCGCTGGCCGGCGGATCAAGCCTGCTTTCCGCCGGGGTGGTGGAAGTTACCGGCCAGTTCCGGCGCGGAGACGTGATTTCGGTGATCGGCCCGAAGGGCGAAACGCTGGCGCGCGGGCTTGCCGAATACGATTCCGGCGATTGCGCGAAGCTGGTGGGCCACAGCACGCACCGGCACGCGGCGATCCTGGGCTATACGCCGCGCAGCGCGATCATCCACCGTGACCAGATGGTGCTGCTCTGA
- a CDS encoding Bax inhibitor-1/YccA family protein, producing the protein MANWNDPQPTRRDSRTGFGAYSGLGGAAAGQAATVDPGLRSYMLSIYNYMASGVLLTGVVAMLFAQSGMAAQVFVNGGALSWLIILSPLAFVMVMSFGLNRLSTTALQATYWAYCAVMGLSMSTIFLVYTGTSIAATFFATAGAFAGLSLYGYTTKRDLSGMGTFLIMGLVGIIIASIINMFLHSSGLAWGISFLGVLIFAGLTVYDTQKLREMYYHVAGSDFMGKMVVMGALSLYLDFINLFMFLLRFMGDRR; encoded by the coding sequence ATGGCAAACTGGAACGATCCACAGCCCACGCGCCGCGACAGCCGCACGGGCTTCGGCGCGTATTCCGGCCTCGGCGGTGCCGCAGCGGGCCAGGCGGCAACTGTCGATCCCGGCCTGCGCAGCTACATGCTGTCCATCTACAACTACATGGCCTCTGGCGTCCTGCTTACGGGCGTGGTCGCCATGCTTTTCGCGCAAAGCGGCATGGCCGCGCAGGTCTTCGTCAACGGCGGGGCGCTGTCGTGGCTGATAATCCTTTCGCCGCTGGCGTTCGTGATGGTGATGAGCTTCGGCCTCAACAGGCTGTCCACCACGGCATTGCAGGCCACCTACTGGGCCTATTGCGCGGTGATGGGCCTTTCGATGTCGACGATTTTCCTTGTCTATACAGGTACGTCCATCGCGGCGACGTTCTTCGCCACCGCGGGCGCCTTCGCGGGGCTCAGCCTCTATGGCTACACCACGAAGCGTGACCTGTCGGGCATGGGCACGTTCCTGATCATGGGCCTGGTGGGCATCATCATCGCCTCGATCATCAACATGTTCCTGCATTCCAGCGGCCTGGCATGGGGCATCAGCTTCCTTGGCGTGCTGATCTTCGCGGGGCTGACCGTGTATGACACGCAGAAGCTGCGCGAGATGTATTACCACGTCGCCGGCAGCGATTTCATGGGCAAGATGGTCGTGATGGGCGCGCTCAGCCTCTATCTCGACTTCATCAACCTGTTCATGTTCCTGCTGCGCTTCATGGGCGATCGCCGCTAA